The DNA region AACTAGACCAGACATCATGTTTTCAGTGAGTGTGTTGTCAAGATTTATGCACTGTGCTAGTGAATTACATCTCCAAGCTGCCAaacgaattctaagatatgttaaGGGGACTGCAGACTATGGCATTAAGTACACTCACTTTCAGAGTTTTCTATTTCATGGATTTTCTGACAGTGATTGGGGTGGTTCAGTTGATGACTTGAAAAGTACAACAGGGTATTGTTTCAGTCTTGGATCAGGTGTGTTTTCATGGTGTTCAAGGAAGCAAGATGTAGTGGCTCAAAGTACAGCTGAGGCGGAATATGTAGCAGCTACAGCTGCTGTGAATCAAGCCATTTGgctaagaaaaatattttctgatttaCACATGGAGCAAAGCGAGCCAACACAAATTTTTATTGACAATCAAGCTGCAATATCAATTTCAAACAATCCTGTTTTCCATGGGAAGACTAAGCATTTCAAGATCAAGTTCTTCTTCTTAAGGGAGATGCAAAGAGAAGGAGAAATCAAGTTGTTGTATTGCAAGACTGAAAATCAGAATGCTGATATCTTGACAAAGGCCCTTCCGAAGGCTAGATTTGAAGCTTTGAGATTCAGTTTGGGCATCTGCAACCTCCAAGGCAAGGAGGAGTGTTGAGAAATTAAACACGTGCCTTGGCTGCTGCTTAGATAGTTTAGTTTAGCTTGAATGAGTCAAATAAAATATCTTCTACTAGCTATTAGTGGAGAGATcagtttctgttttgtttttaattataagtAACAGCCCCTAGAATTTAGCTAGAATTAAGGAGGTTATCTCTTATCAGTTATTTTCAAGATGTATTTAAATTCAAGTTTGTGATTCAATAAAGCATTATGCTTTTGCTGCCTCATATCAGAAGTTTTATACCGTTCAATTTTCTCTTCTACTACTTTTCTATATATCAAAAACAACAATAAGGGGCCAAGGGTTGCAGGCCgcattaagatttttttttaggtaagcaAAGTATATTGAATAAGAGTATTAGGGGTACTCTAAGTCTCTAACCCAAAGAATACAAAAAATTAGTCAGAGAGAAGAAAAGTAAGAAAACAGAGCACTGGTAACAAAACAAAAGGTGAAGCTATGATTGAATTGCATTAGAGAGGGAAGTGTTTGCTTAAATGGGAGGAAATATTGTTCAGACTTCAGAGTTCAGACCATGGGGATACATTGTTGTATGTAAAATTTATGTGAATAGACAAGCCAGAAGGGGATTGGATTGGTAGGAGTAACATATCGCTGTTGCTGTGCAATTGATCGAGAGTTAAAATTTCCATATTCCTTTCCCTTTGCAATGTCTGGTgagggaaaaaagaaaaaaagaggaaGACCTGCAATTAACAAAGAAGCGTTGATATCTGGAAAAAGAGAATTTTTAGTGGTTTCTCTTTCTCCCACGGCCTCTGTTTGCAATTTGaaagataaaaattaatttcacaaTCATAAAGATTTAAGAAGGACCAATGATAAGGATTTATTAACTAACCCAGGTTAACAATTGGATTCATTATCATGATATTTAAAGTTTAGGGATTAATTAAGATGAAATTTTAGGTGGTGGTGCTTATTTGCAAAATACAAAGTTTAGGGTGGCTCTATGCATTTTTCCCTTTACTAAAATATCCTTATTTTTTATTCTACTAACAAGAAATAACAAATACTCCCGCGAAAAGAGAAGAATGTAGTAGATAGAAAAAAGTTATAGTTGGTTAATATAAAAGACGATGGATGAAATAAAATTCATTAAATATAGGTGGAAATAATTGGGAAAAAATGCATGACTTTCTAAAACTACAAATATTGTAGAAAAAATGAATGGAAACTAAAACAACAATATAAGTGAAACAGAGAGAGTATTcactaattttctttttttaatatcaatccaccttataaattaatggcttaattgcacttttggtcccccaactattgccttcctgcgaaaatcgttcccaaacttcaaaattagcaaaacacgTCCTTCAACtatacacccggttgcaaaattggttttccgttaacttccgtctaaaaactaacagaatattccgttaaaaataaattaaaaaataaagaaaaattaaaattgagaaaaaaatagtattttaattgaaatccaGAAATACCAACCTAACATCTCACCTTCATCGTTCTCTTCCCTTTCTCAGCCccactctcttcttcttcttttcttcttcttcccactcAACCACCACACTACCACCACTCAACCACTGCACCACCACAACTTTCATGCCACCACACTCTGTTCTTCTTCATCCCTTCTCAACCCCACCGATCCCAACATTCAAATCAACTACGAAATCCAAATTTCTCCCAGCAAACACTCCCAAAAGAGAATCAAACCCAAAATTCACAAAGATCCCTTCCCCCTTCCATCTCCAAACCAACATTCACAGCAAAACCAGGAACTAAAATGACCAAGACTTCAAACCAGGAACCTCAAACaccaaaccctaaaccatagCCACAGGCCCCAAATTCCAGCTCCATGTTCTACTGCCGTGAGAAGCGGCGTCGATTTGGGTTGATGATTTCATCAAACAGAGGTGGGGGTGAGGGAAGGAGTGGGTCTCGATGATGGTTCACGGCTTGGCAGAGGCTTCAATGATGGTTCACGGTGtgggtttggttgatgatacAGGAAGTGGGTCTCTTGCACAGAAACAATGATGGAGAAAGGAAAAAGCTTGGGAAGGATGAAGAAAATAGAAGCGGTGGTTGAAAACAAGTGAGGAATGAGGAGGGGAGGAGGAGTGGTGGTTATAGATTGAGGGACTAAAAATGCAACTCACTAAATTATGCAGGAAGGGAGGTGGGTGAGGAAAGGTGAGGGAGCAAGAAGAGGATGTGGTGGAGAAGAGAGAAGGGGAAGAGGGATTTTTGAAGTGGGGGAACATGGATttgtagatttttttataaaaaaaaaattatgggttttgttttatgaagatgaagattctggGTTTTATAAGATTTAATGATGAAGaagtttgaaaaagatgaagaaccaATCAATACTTaggtttttgaattttttattttattttccagcAATCTGTTAAGTTTTGGACGGAAGTTGGACGAAAAGccaaaagtgcaacgacatgcatagttggaggacgtgttttgctaattttgaagtttggggacgattttcgcaggaaggcaatagttgggggaccaaaagtacaattaagcctaaattaaTTTAACAAAGAAGCGTGTTTGGATTGGTGGTAGAGAATGAGATGAGATTGGATGGGACAATGTTTTATTTTCCATTGTTTGGGTAAGTTATAAAATGTGAGATGAAATGGAAATGAGTGGGATAGATACCATCTCATTCCATTGAATCTCTTCATTTTAGTTCCCTCCCAATTCGGAGTATGGGATGGAATCAAAACACCGCTTCAAAATATTATAAATCTACAATTCGGTACTGAGCTTGAATTACAAACCCCAAATACCAGCTTCATCGAAACGATTGCAGAAGGGGTTAACAGAGAAAAATCTCTGAACACGTACACAATTTTTTTAACGTGTTATACACACCCAAATTATAGAAgacaaattataaaaaaaatataaaccagGAAGAACCATTTGCAATAAACGACATTAACCTAATACTCCCAGGAGTAAGAAATGAAATATCAAGATTGTGTGGAATATATGAAATATTTCCCAAAGCAGAGTATTGATTTGTTTCTCAAACACGAGCCAAATCCAACGCAGGCGAGTACAAACAATAGTTATCTAACAATTCAAAATGACTGTAATCAAGGATTAGAGCATCGGCAGGGGAGATTTCAAGACCCACCCAGAACTTTTACCTTTAAAGACACATAACTCGTGCATTACCTGAAAAGATTGTTCgtcaaaagaaaaaagcaaACCAATCATTAGCATGATAACATGAACGTGAGAAAATATGAATGTTTATGCAACATTAATTTTCAACACTTACTCTACTTTTTATATCAGCAATTGATCAAAGCCATGCCCGTGCAGCAACTAGTGCAGAAAGCCTTGTAGCTTGTTGCCGAAGAagtaaataacaataaaaaaaatcatccaCTCTCTAATCCTAGTATTCACTACCAGCAAAAGCGAACTATAGAAGCATATCTCACTTTTTTTCTTAGGATGCATGCATATCTAGTATAATAAAAATGCAGGCTTTATACATGTCAGTAGCATTTTTTACTATTAATGTTGGATCAATAGCCCTATAACCTGATAATCAAGCACATAGGAGTTGAAAAGGAAACTTGATTAACAGGCTGTGCTAAGAATTGATTGACCAGATGCTCAGCACACAAGTATGACTTTATATTAACTTAATGAAGAATTTGATAAACAAAACATCCAATGAGAAGTCAGAGCGTAGTTTAAAACTACCAAGAGCTCAAATAATAAATTACATCTCCAGAAACAAAAAGCTCAACATCTCAAACAGAAAATCTGCAATGTATTATTAAGTAATAAATCCATTATCATAAATTTAGAAGCACTGAAAAACCCAGTACAAGTGTACAACACACGAAAGATTGCATAATTGCAACTGGATTTGCTTACAACGTCGTCTTATGAAATCAACATGTGAGCGTAGCCCAGATAAAAGAAAGTACTTCAATTAAAGGATGTTTACCATCAAGTGAAATCTTGCTTGTCCCCAAAAAGAATGAAGACAGACATAGGAGCATTGATGATAAAAGAGTTTGGACTCTAGATTGTTTAGTTATTTAATGTATTATTCTAgtttataagttataacataTTGGACACTTACTCTCAGCTCAGCTGTATAAGATGATTGCTTATAATAAGGAACATTCAGATAGCCTTGGTTGTGGGTGTCCCAACTCTGCTAATGGTTtctttataataataaaataacaaatttaGTTGTTAAAATTAGAAGAGAACTTACCTTGTAATATTCAGTCCTAGAAATCCATTTTTCAGCTTCACCTAACTCTGCCTTCTTCAGGCTGGCATCGAGTCCTTTTTGTCGAAACATTTCGATTACCAGATCTCTGTTAGGACAAATACAGTTTAGAACATTATATAATAAATGGAATGTGCTAATTGTTTTTGAAATTCTTTGACCTGCTGTAAAGTgaaatcatttttttctttgctaTTTGGGGCGGGGAGAGAGGAAAAACCTGAATGGAAAAACATTTGATTTTAACACACAGTAATCATTGATCAACCATAAATCTTCACTCATGACAGCCTTCAGCTCATGCTCTGGACAATCAAGACTGGCAGCTGCTTCCACAACCTTATAATATGAGTGGGGCATATTGGAATCCTTGGAATCCACCATTTTTCGCAATTCGTTGCATACAGATTCAAACCTGGCAAAATAAAAAAAGCTAAAATAAAGATAGTCGCCCAAACAAGAAAATCAAAATAGGGAACACATTGCCAACTACACTTTAAGGGGAAAAAAGACAACAGTTAGACATTCCCCCCCTGATTTGACTGCCATCACCCAGATTGAGATTTATAAAGTGGTCAGAAAGATGCATATCCCTGAGAGAAGAACTTCTAGGCACTGGCATGAATAGCTAAGATTGCTGGATTGGCGTACCCACCCATCCCAAACTAAACCAGATTCAATTCAAATCATGCTGAATACCGACAGCTCCAATATCAGAGTTATGGTACCCATTGATAGAAACCAATGCTGAATACAAAAGAAACTATACATATTGATAAGAGCCTATTACACGAAGTATTTGAGAGACTTGGAACTCAATGTACTTGTAGTAAAAATCGGGATTCTAAATTTAATCAGGAAAGGGGGTATTAATCGTAAATTGCATAATCATAAGATTTAGCAAAATTCCTATACATATATGCATATAAATAGCATAAATAACATCATTTATCTTCTATGATGCGATTATATGATTAAACTTACGATTAAGCCAGAAAATGAATATAGACGCAATTTTAATCTCTCAGGACACcataaatcacataatcatgtGTTTAAGAGATTATAATTGCAATTTTGAGTACTATGATCTGAAATTCCTTTCCAATTGGGACATGACCATGTAACATCCCTTTTCCCGTTAATTACAACCCCACAAATCTGTCTCTAACAACCTCCTTAACTAGCTAACTATTACATAAATAGCTCTCACTAACAGTTACCTATCAATCTTCCAATCAGAGGTTACAATTCTACACTCTAAATTGTCTCCCTCACTACATAAGAGTTAAACCCATATCCTACAATAGGATATTCTAAGttctaaatttaattttgagttcCAAACTAGGACAAAAGCAGAATAAAATGACAAATTTCTTTTCGATGGAAGAAAATTGAGAGTGTAAGAATACATGGAAAATATTTCATAATACCTAGAGTGTATTTAAGAGTAATTTATAATATCCTATATCTTCTCTCAGAAGTGATTTCCATATTCCATGATTTATTTTCTTACCTAACTAGGATTTATGAGTCAAGTAATTGTCATGATTAGATTTCCTTATTAATTTGAATTAAGAGTGTATGATCAATATACATAACTAACATAAGGATTACTGTTTTGTCTGTTGTAATATCATTTCAACATATCATTAACGTCATAGCAACATAGTTTCATTATCGAGTATCCATTATCATAAAGATCAAACCCTATATAGTATAGacacaaaagaaacaaaatttaCTTTCCAATGGCTCCACAAATACAAGGTATACTGACAATAAGCAAAGTGTTGAAATCTGAAGAGCATGCAGAGCAGTAAGCTACTTATGTTTGTGCTTCCAAAAATAACTTAGGGGTCATCACTGTATGGGAAATCAACAAAATGTATGTCTCTATAATCATACCTGCAAACTTTGCGAGTCTTAAAAACAATCCCGAGAGCAAATCGCAGAGCACTTTGGGTTTCTTTTGACATGGTCATATTCCTAGGAGGAACTCCATCCAGACTTGCTACCTGTGGACCAGAATTTGCAGATTTAGGGATGTAGTCTGCCACTTTCCTAGATACGTGATCTTTCAAATCCCTGAGCTTAACTTGTTGCATTTGAACAACATCTGAGTGGGATTCTATAAATGAATAATCAGGAAGCTCTTTGAACATCCAGTAAGGCAATGGTTCAGACGTAGTTTTGTTAAGATCACATCTTTCCAGACCAAATATCTTCAAGAATTTTCCCACATTCTTACCAAGTTCGCTCTCAAAATCCACATTCACAtcagatgagaaaactttcaATTTATCGCTAAACAGTGATATGACATAATCCCTGGCCAAATGTCCAGAAGGAGATTCAGCAAATAGTAATTGACTTCTTGGGGCCCAATGTCCCCACAGCAATACTGCAGTTGACTGCAGATGTTCCAGCAGTTCCAAATCAGACCATTCAGGAGCAAAGTGCTTGATAGTATTGAAACGACGAAGTGGGGGACCCTATCATAAAGATCTCTGTTAgatatgttaaaaaaaatattttttcgtgtttttctttctcttctttataTTTTAATGACATGCAAGTAATACTTCAACACTGATAGAGAGATGAATACAACAAACCTTCGAATAATTAATATCATAATATAGAATTGTTTAAAATATACAGAATATAGTGACATTTCCTATAAACCTGAGGTAGCAGCCATATAAAATACAAATACTTTTTGTATAGAAAGTttaattcttgatatttttcttaTGAATGAGGAACTTTGTGCACACGTCAACTTTATTTGCTGAAAAAATCGTCCACCAATTGCGTAATAGTTTAAAcacaaaaatatttaaaacagCAGAGTTGAATTAGGAATGGAGAATATCAgctaagttaaaaaaattgcaaTCGACAATAAACAAGGATAGAAAATAAGCGGCAGAATGATGTTGGCTCAAAATGTCCCTCTGTCAACACAAAACAAAATCACATTCAAACAAAACATGCAACAAACCTGAATAAGCAATTTCTTAAGACGTTCCTCCAATGGCAATGATAGAAGAAACCTGAAATTACATCCAGCCGGGATAGTCAAATAACAAGTGACTGTAAAGTGcaaacaaataaacaaaattaaagaaGCTTTATAAGAAAATAAACATAGCAGTGGGCAGaaacaaagagagaaagaaTATAGCAAATAAGAAGAGAGATGGATGAATTAACAGGTACAGAAGAAAAGAGTGCAAGTCCAAAACACAACAGCAAGATGGCAAATTGTTAATCCCGAATGAGGGCCAAAAATTAAATAAGCTTGATACTAAAGGAAGACGGTACCTTTTGGCAGTACCCTTGGGTATTACTCCACCACAGAGTGCAGTGACGTAATCATGCCTTCAACCATTCAAAGATTCACAAACATAATAAATTTACATAATTCATACAAAAGAGACTACAAAAGGATAAAAGGACATGCTTACCCGCTCATTGTAAAGTTTATGGGAGTTTCGGATGATTGAGCCATCATTTCCTGCAAAAATCCAGAGGAGATATCACTGTTGcagccgtgatacttgagaggAACCCAGTGCTACATAAGATATAGGCAAAAAAACTGATCAGAAACAGGAGGAGGAAAAACCACAGTTAAGAATAAAATCTTCATTAAGAAAAACCAGAATTTTCTAGGTTGCCTTATTAAAATAAAACCAATATTGATAcctgcttctgcttcttctttgatGTGGCAGCAGACTTTACTACACGTGACCCCTCAACATGTCGGAGCTGCACAATGGCATGAATAGGATGCAGGTGTAGCTGCAACCCAGAAAGATGCaggaaaatttacaaaactTTCTCAAATATAATAAGCAGTAAGTTACTAGATGAAAGAATATCAAGCTAGCTGAGTTAATCATGTGAGAACCACAACACATAAACTGTTAATTGAATCTTTATAAGATagttttcaattatttttctttttaaggtTCCATGTCAatgttttctcttttcttggGGGCAGGAGAGTTTGGTACAGAACAAGTATCCAAGAGTGCTCATCTAGGCGAGGTATTCTCTTGATAAACCTAAAGTGCTCCTTTGGGTGAGGAGCACTTGTTGAAAATCCTAAAATGAtaaactgaatttcattgaaTGTAAAAACTAAAGAGTACAAGAGAGGATCtcagtatttatagagaaacCTCAAAGCTTGGAGAACAAGCTAACTCTAACTAATTCTGTTACTTGACAGCTAAGCTAACTAACTACACATAATACGGTCAGCAGTTACTTAACAGTAACTCTACTAACAGTAACTATATCAGACTATATAGTATACCCTAATAGCACTCTAGTAACTCAGACCCAAATACTCTTTGATTAAAAAACTGCATATCAATCATCAAAAGTCAACATCAAAGACCTATTTACAGACCCAATAAAGTTAAACAACCTAATAACTATTCCTATTCTAAGCCTTACTAAGATAATCCAAAATTATCAAGATAGCAATGaaataattcaaaaaataaaaataaaaaaaatcacggAATTAAAATTcctaaataaattatataataagaTCAATAATACAATCTACATCAGGGAGGAAGTTGATTTCAAAGCATGATTTGTATTTCTCATCTTCCTAGTTTTCCCTCCTTTTCACACCTCATTCAACTTCATACTCCTTGCTGCATTATCTTCTCAAAGAGTTTCTCATTAAGAAACACATTAATAAACTGTTCCTACTCCTCTTCAAAACTTTAACCTAATCTAAACTCATCGTCAAACAACAGAAGTATTTAGTGAAAGTCACCCATCCTAAATTCCTAATTCATTGAAGAAGTATTAAATGTTCGCTAGATAGGACAAATGTCTTCCACTTTGCAATGGCATACCTAGCACAATCCTGTTCAAAATATAAACATAATTAGACATCACAGAATAGAATGTGAGACACAAATACCTTATCACCAATAAGAATCCCAACAGCAAATCGACTCTCAGGAGGTGGCGTCGAGAGGGTGTATAAAGTCTGGAGAATTAAAAGTGTTGTGTCAAGTTTAGAAGTTACAATCTATAGTACTTTTCTGAGACAATTGCTAGCACTCATAATTTGATATAATAGAAGTTGGCCAGGTAATACAACAAGTGAATATATGTAGTATACCAAGGAATAAAAAGCAAAATTAGTAAGAAAGAATACAACAAATAAGAATGACAACAAAGCATTACCCCATTAGGTAGATCAACTTAGATGAATGAGTGTTTAAATGAACTGACCTGCTTTTCAATATCAAGTGCCTCCAAATCAAACTCCACTTCTGAACTATCAAGATTCAACCTGACCTGGGAAATCAAAGGCAGAACAGGATTCAACTTTCCgccccaaaaaaaaatgaacaaacAAATCAACAAATGCACCTTTTGGCATCGTTCATCTAACTCGTACGGCTTCTGAAAAGGCCTCAAAGGATACTGCAAAACATACAACTGAAAGAACAAAGAAAAATTTagactttaaaaaaaatgcagAATTGAATAAGCAATCGGGTAAGCGAAGATGGGAAGCAGTAGATAACCACCTTTGTGTTCGGGTCTGCACTTTTGAAGAAGACATCGATTTCTCGTGTGACGCCGTTTCCAGCCGTATCCATAGGATCATCAACGCCGTCTAGGTCCATGTTTACCTGTGTAATGTTAACGGAGGTAGGGTTTATAGCGAGGTTTTGAGCTTTAGCTTGCGCGACAAGgcagtttctttttttttatcttgattTGCCTTTTTCCcatttttctatttctttttttttttggtaaatagaGATGTAACTTTTCCTTTTTAATCAACGAAAGAGGGCTGAGCCACTTTAAAGCATGATAGTTGTGTTATCCCACCCTCTGCACCTTAATTCTCACCCCCTTTAAGTGGTAATATTCTAACATGTCACATTTTTTCATTGTTTTTCTAGGTTCTAAAATCTCATATATCTCACATAATGTTTTCAAGTGATGTCATGTACTTATAAAAAGTCCGCAAATTAGGTGAAGAATAAATAGAAAAGTAATATTTACCTGAAGACCTGTGACCAGTTTGGAGGTACCGTTAACAGGTTGCTGAAAATTATGCCGTGGAGGCTGCTTCTCAGACTCCTGTTGTGGAAAGTTTATTTCAAATTGCAGAGCAGCACTGTcacaaaaacagaaaagatcCACTTTACCAAGCCATTTTGAATAGTTGAAGTTATAACTGAAGTTAAAGTTGAAACAAGAATAAACTATAGTTTTCATATTTGGGAAAGCTTTTCTTCGGTGACTCTTTTTCCCCAAAAGCTCTCATGAAGCAGCAAAAATAACCTTTTTttctccaaaataagttgaCAAATAATACTGAATGCTTATCTACTGGATAAAAGTCATTTTTTTAGGGTTAGGGCCATAGGGGAAGGGAGGAGCCAAATACTATTACATATGCGCTAATTGCAAGTTCAGAACCTTACTTGATATCTAAGTTTTCCTGTATTGCACCGTCTAAGCTGGCAAGATAGTCCTGAAACATGAAAGGTTATCGTTGTCAATGAAAAATTGGTTTGTAATACTAGATATTccctttataaaaaaatatacgaACAGCAGTACTGGTAATGGCATTGTTCTCATCCCAGTTGTTATTTTCATGGCTTTCTACCTTGAATTCCTTGAAACTACTGGTCATAAACCATGAGTCACCATTGACCTGAAAGACAAAGTACATTTAAAATTTACTTCCATCAATTTAACATTACAACACTAGTGAGTTTTTTTTAAAGCCGCTCAAACATGGATATAGAAGATTAGAAAGAGCATGTCCATTTGATAGGTACCCACATCCCTTAGGTTAGCTAGTTAGTAGCAGTTTAGTTGGAGTTCTTTTAGCAGTTCTTCAATTAGAGTTTGGTTAGCTCAAGGATTTACACTGTGTTTGTTAAGTAAGAGATACCGAAGAGAGAAGTCCTGCAGAGATACATGAGAGATGTGTAATCTCCACTTGTTTGGTATGAAATACTgtagtagagagagagagttttaaaaggtaCTCAATGACACATTTTTCAATCTCTCCAAATTGGGGAGAATTTGAACAGTAGAGACTCGGGCTATCATATTCACTTTTTGTCCTTTTATTTTGTGTCTGTAACAATAGTTTATTGCATATATTAATTGGGTTAAAATTGTCTTTCGACACAAAATATAACTTTCCACATCattcattctcttctctttctcttttatctctatcataccaaacaacctactAAATTTActatatttctcacatatttctctctactcaacttctctcttctctagtctctcttctctatctctctcttctctaccaaacagagCATTAGTCAGTGTAGGGGAGGGGATATCATAAATAAG from Lotus japonicus ecotype B-129 chromosome 2, LjGifu_v1.2 includes:
- the LOC130740742 gene encoding uncharacterized protein LOC130740742 isoform X2, which produces METAPSSSTNPPQEPRQPLEDRVFKTKTVQFLGRRTPIVLQEHNGPCGLIAICNVLLLRNEIHLSLGTSEVSQKTLLSLVAGRLIDSNSNRDDDVNQQQNLAGAFDVLNKLATGIDVNVKFNRIDDFERTQECAIFDLLGIPLYHGWIVDPKDYDTANAIGSKSYNDLTVEIVTKNIEIHYKNNLEEDCVDYDSTMEEDCVDSDSTMEEDCVDIGSSHSVSDQLGRRGEEAEVLRALKLSEAYFKASISDPVVGHVNGDGGTVSVSVDEDMCNKLVKTVDSDQLRRRGDIEEAAEVLRAFKLSEAYFKASISDPVVGHVNGDGGTVSVSVDEDMGNKLVKTVDSADKLGKSARAENNDFHESGSSISDDCAASGKDCNEHASSASTAAPDLKAKDGITPKQGELITSFLIKNASQLTSIGLSSLQDGLKEHELCVFFRNNHFSTMFKFEGDLYLLVTDQGYINEPNLVWEKLNEVNGDSWFMTSSFKEFKDYLASLDGAIQENLDINAALQFEINFPQQESEKQPPRHNFQQPVNGTSKLVTGLQVNMDLDGVDDPMDTAGNGVTREIDVFFKSADPNTKLYVLQYPLRPFQKPYELDERCQKVRLNLDSSEVEFDLEALDIEKQTLYTLSTPPPESRFAVGILIGDKLHLHPIHAIVQLRHVEGSRVVKSAATSKKKQKQHWVPLKYHGCNSDISSGFLQEMMAQSSETPINFTMSGHDYVTALCGGVIPKGTAKRFLLSLPLEERLKKLLIQGPPLRRFNTIKHFAPEWSDLELLEHLQSTAVLLWGHWAPRSQLLFAESPSGHLARDYVISLFSDKLKVFSSDVNVDFESELGKNVGKFLKIFGLERCDLNKTTSEPLPYWMFKELPDYSFIESHSDVVQMQQVKLRDLKDHVSRKVADYIPKSANSGPQVASLDGVPPRNMTMSKETQSALRFALGIVFKTRKVCRFESVCNELRKMVDSKDSNMPHSYYKVVEAAASLDCPEHELKAVMSEDLWLINDYCVLKSNVFPFRDLVIEMFRQKGLDASLKKAELGEAEKWISRTEYYKVMHELCVFKGKSSGWVLKSPLPML
- the LOC130740742 gene encoding uncharacterized protein LOC130740742 isoform X1 — translated: METAPSSSTNPPQEPRQPLEDRVFKTKTVQFLGRRTPIVLQEHNGPCGLIAICNVLLLRNEIHLSLGTSEVSQKTLLSLVAGRLIDSNSNRDDDVNQQQNLAGAFDVLNKLATGIDVNVKFNRIDDFERTQECAIFDLLGIPLYHGWIVDPKDYDTANAIGSKSYNDLTVEIVTKNIEIHYKNNLEEDCVDYDSTMEEDCVDSDSTMEEDCVDIGSSHSVSDQLGRRGEEAEVLRALKLSEAYFKASISDPVVGHVNGDGGTVSVSVDEDMCNKLVKTVDSDQLRRRGDIEEAAEVLRAFKLSEAYFKASISDPVVGHVNGDGGTVSVSVDEDMGNKLVKTVDSADKLGKSARAENNDFHESGSSISDDCAASGKDCNEHASSASTAAPDLKAKDGITPKQGELITSFLIKNASQLTSIGLSSLQDGLKEHELCVFFRNNHFSTMFKFEGDLYLLVTDQGYINEPNLVWEKLNEVNGDSWFMTSSFKEFKVESHENNNWDENNAITSTADYLASLDGAIQENLDINAALQFEINFPQQESEKQPPRHNFQQPVNGTSKLVTGLQVNMDLDGVDDPMDTAGNGVTREIDVFFKSADPNTKLYVLQYPLRPFQKPYELDERCQKVRLNLDSSEVEFDLEALDIEKQTLYTLSTPPPESRFAVGILIGDKLHLHPIHAIVQLRHVEGSRVVKSAATSKKKQKQHWVPLKYHGCNSDISSGFLQEMMAQSSETPINFTMSGHDYVTALCGGVIPKGTAKRFLLSLPLEERLKKLLIQGPPLRRFNTIKHFAPEWSDLELLEHLQSTAVLLWGHWAPRSQLLFAESPSGHLARDYVISLFSDKLKVFSSDVNVDFESELGKNVGKFLKIFGLERCDLNKTTSEPLPYWMFKELPDYSFIESHSDVVQMQQVKLRDLKDHVSRKVADYIPKSANSGPQVASLDGVPPRNMTMSKETQSALRFALGIVFKTRKVCRFESVCNELRKMVDSKDSNMPHSYYKVVEAAASLDCPEHELKAVMSEDLWLINDYCVLKSNVFPFRDLVIEMFRQKGLDASLKKAELGEAEKWISRTEYYKVMHELCVFKGKSSGWVLKSPLPML